In one window of Campylobacter hepaticus DNA:
- the selB gene encoding selenocysteine-specific translation elongation factor, which yields MNSLIIGTAGHIDHGKTSLIKALNGFEGDSLKEEQERQITIHLSFSNLKIKDKNISFIDVPGHKDLIKTMVSGAFGFSACLFVVDINEGLKEQSLEHLEILKILNITNIILVLSKCDLCEDIPQKTKQILHDINSFNYPIIKVFHTSIKNHHGIEELKNYLYHMKNKYSDEEYIFRYYIDRVFSLKGIGTVVTGSLNEGSIALHEKIICLDTQKELIIKNIQNHDTNVEKIKAYNRVALSLNCDYKELKKGYLLSKKGYFKAFKECDALVNAKKLDNSMMIFCVGSRLIECKVKILKTLDKDEFFAHFSFNKNVFLSFNESFILLQNNRVIGGGRVLNPLSEPLKKEQKNQFLIFLKNQDFKSAFSFLKDTHKHGFGLLSSYQRFKLSHQKALELAQELDEVFVDKKNLNVYALQSLNEIKKFIHFILNKNPYAMLSAHSLALRINWASESFCELALEQMSNLLDFQNGVYFKKGINFEKLQEKNNQEIYEILKKQGIKPQAPYNLYEFLELDRKSGDNILKKLTQKGLVIRLAHNLFIEKQALETLMQTCLHLLKNQSLDVQNMKEHFNLSRKYAIAYLEYLDHFPQVSKEGEKRILTNI from the coding sequence ATGAATTCACTCATCATAGGAACAGCAGGACATATTGATCATGGAAAAACTTCACTCATTAAAGCTTTAAATGGTTTTGAAGGCGATAGCTTAAAAGAAGAACAAGAAAGACAAATTACTATTCATTTAAGCTTTTCAAATCTTAAAATTAAAGATAAAAATATTTCTTTTATTGATGTACCAGGACATAAAGATCTGATAAAAACTATGGTTAGTGGTGCTTTTGGGTTTAGTGCTTGTTTATTTGTTGTAGATATTAATGAAGGTTTAAAAGAACAAAGCTTAGAACATTTAGAAATCTTAAAAATTTTAAATATCACAAATATTATTTTAGTTTTAAGCAAATGCGATCTTTGTGAAGACATACCTCAAAAAACTAAACAGATTTTACATGATATAAATTCATTCAATTATCCCATTATAAAAGTATTTCATACAAGCATAAAAAACCATCATGGTATAGAAGAATTAAAAAATTATTTATATCATATGAAAAACAAATACAGTGATGAAGAATACATTTTTCGCTATTATATAGATAGGGTTTTTTCTTTAAAAGGTATAGGAACTGTTGTTACAGGAAGCCTAAACGAAGGAAGTATTGCTCTTCATGAAAAAATCATTTGCCTTGACACTCAAAAAGAACTCATCATTAAAAACATACAAAATCATGATACCAATGTAGAAAAAATAAAAGCTTATAATCGTGTAGCTTTGAGTTTAAATTGCGATTATAAAGAATTAAAAAAGGGTTATTTACTCAGTAAAAAAGGTTATTTTAAAGCCTTTAAAGAATGCGATGCCTTAGTGAACGCCAAAAAACTAGACAATAGTATGATGATTTTTTGTGTGGGATCAAGATTGATTGAATGCAAGGTCAAAATTTTAAAAACATTAGATAAGGATGAATTTTTTGCACATTTTAGCTTTAATAAAAATGTTTTTTTAAGTTTTAATGAATCTTTTATTTTATTACAAAATAACCGCGTTATAGGTGGAGGTAGGGTTTTAAATCCTTTAAGCGAACCTTTAAAAAAAGAACAAAAAAATCAATTTTTAATCTTTTTAAAAAATCAAGATTTCAAAAGTGCTTTTTCCTTTTTAAAAGATACGCACAAACATGGATTTGGTTTGCTTTCAAGCTATCAAAGATTTAAACTTTCTCATCAAAAAGCCTTGGAATTAGCTCAAGAATTAGATGAAGTTTTTGTTGATAAAAAAAATCTTAATGTTTATGCCTTACAAAGTCTTAATGAAATTAAAAAATTTATCCATTTTATACTAAATAAAAATCCTTATGCTATGCTTTCAGCCCATTCTTTAGCCTTAAGAATAAATTGGGCAAGTGAAAGTTTTTGTGAACTAGCCTTAGAACAAATGTCTAATTTACTTGATTTTCAAAATGGAGTTTATTTTAAAAAAGGTATTAATTTTGAAAAACTTCAAGAAAAAAATAATCAAGAGATCTATGAAATTTTAAAAAAACAAGGTATAAAACCCCAAGCTCCTTATAATCTTTATGAATTTTTAGAACTTGATAGAAAAAGTGGAGATAATATACTTAAAAAACTTACCCAAAAAGGTTTGGTAATCAGACTAGCACATAATCTTTTTATAGAAAAACAAGCTCTTGAAACACTCATGCAAACTTGTCTTCATTTATTAAAAAATCAAAGCCTTGATGTACAAAACATGAAAGAACACTTTAATCTTTCAAGAAAATATGCTATTGCATATTTAGAATACTTAGATCATTTTCCTCAAGTTAGTAAAGAAGGAGAAAAAAGAATTTTAACAAATATTTAG
- a CDS encoding thioredoxin fold domain-containing protein — protein MKKLSLILISCASLFAASNTEISDFYSKNIKSQFPSAVISVGNRQKVGDTGFESVIVSVELNGQKQENILFTKDNIITPDLIDLKNGISYAQDYEMKKFQEARENFTKNAKAVAQKESMIVALGDKKKPAIYVFTDPECPYCRDHLARIEDDLKNYQVNYILTPIHGKSAFEKSALIYKETKKAKSDKEKIVILNKYYDPDIKNYPKVSDAELKEVVSLYEKYRSLGLNATPTVIK, from the coding sequence ATGAAAAAATTAAGTCTAATTTTAATCTCTTGTGCGTCTTTATTTGCCGCTAGCAATACAGAAATTAGTGATTTTTACTCAAAAAATATCAAATCACAATTTCCAAGTGCTGTTATTAGTGTAGGAAATCGTCAAAAAGTTGGCGATACAGGTTTTGAAAGTGTGATTGTAAGTGTTGAACTCAATGGTCAAAAACAAGAAAATATTCTTTTTACAAAAGATAATATCATAACCCCTGATCTTATTGATTTAAAAAATGGTATTTCTTATGCCCAAGATTATGAAATGAAAAAATTTCAAGAAGCTAGAGAAAATTTTACCAAAAATGCTAAGGCGGTAGCTCAAAAAGAAAGTATGATTGTTGCTTTAGGTGATAAAAAAAAGCCAGCTATTTATGTGTTTACAGATCCTGAATGTCCTTATTGTAGAGATCATTTAGCTCGCATTGAGGATGATCTTAAAAATTATCAAGTTAATTATATTTTAACCCCTATACATGGCAAATCGGCTTTTGAAAAATCAGCTTTAATTTATAAAGAAACAAAAAAAGCAAAAAGCGATAAAGAAAAAATTGTTATTTTAAATAAATATTATGATCCAGATATTAAAAATTATCCAAAAGTAAGTGATGCTGAATTAAAAGAAGTGGTTTCTTTATACGAAAAATATCGTTCATTAGGACTAAATGCCACTCCAACGGTCATTAAATAA
- the fldA gene encoding flavodoxin FldA, which produces MSAAVIYGSAMGNTEAAANTIASKLGIEDVLNIADIDAAKINSYDKLICGTSTWGSGDLQDDWDGFDFSGLSLNGKTVAVFGMGDSESYSDTFCGGMGKLAQNLKNAGANLVGSVSTQGYTFESSDAVVDDKFVGLALDNDNQEDQTEARIDAWIEEIKSYFA; this is translated from the coding sequence ATGTCAGCAGCGGTTATATATGGTAGTGCCATGGGAAATACAGAAGCAGCAGCAAATACTATTGCTTCAAAACTTGGAATTGAAGATGTATTAAATATTGCAGATATTGATGCAGCAAAAATCAATTCTTATGATAAATTAATTTGTGGAACTTCAACTTGGGGAAGTGGAGATTTACAAGATGATTGGGATGGTTTTGATTTCTCAGGTCTTAGTCTTAATGGAAAAACTGTAGCTGTTTTTGGTATGGGTGATAGTGAAAGTTATTCTGATACTTTTTGTGGAGGTATGGGTAAATTAGCTCAAAATTTAAAAAATGCAGGTGCTAATTTAGTAGGAAGTGTTTCAACTCAAGGGTATACTTTTGAATCAAGTGATGCAGTTGTAGATGATAAATTTGTAGGACTTGCACTTGATAATGACAATCAAGAAGATCAAACTGAAGCAAGAATTGATGCTTGGATAGAAGAAATTAAATCTTATTTTGCTTAA